TGAGGATTGAGCTCCATGTTTGTTTGAGGCATCGGTCATCACAGCTCTAACGGCTTTAGCTTGATGTTGTGCcactttaaaaatgattgaatataAAACCAGTATGACAGAGCACGGTGCTAGAAACCAAACTACAAGGTCAACAAGCACCCAGGAATATTTAACATAGATCACACACTCTCCGTAGCATGTATTGAATATCTCAGATGAAAGTAAATGGTAATTAGAGTATAAATAGATTAAAATGTACAACAGAAAAAATGACCAGCCTATTATGATCAACAACACAGTTTTACAAACTGTGATTTTCATGGAATAAAGCAGAGGGTCATTGACAGCAATGTACCGATCAACTGCAATGAGAACCAGGCTACAGAGTGAACCTGATGCTGACATAAAACTGACCGCTAAAGACACAGTGCATGCCATTTTTCCAAGATACCAACAGGAATCTATTAACTGCATGATATTCACAGGCATAACAAACATTCCCACGAGAAGATCTGCCACAGCCAGTGAGAGGATGAGCAGGTTGGTGGGAGTGTGAAGCTGCTtgaagtgagagatggagatgatcaccagcaggttcagaaacacagtgaacacagaaacacatgagAGAACAATGAACAGAAATATATAAGCAGGGCCTGTTCGCACCTCCTTCCTGCAAGAAGAGTTTATGTAAGGAAAGCAGTACTGAACTGTGATGTTTTGACTATAGTGTTTGCTCTCCATCTCAGTCAGACACCAGTCTGCCAACTGAAACTGATCCAGTCGTGTTGTTCAGTTGTACTGAACTGGGAGTTGCGTCTTTTGGTCATGTCTCTTTATATTTTACTATGAATCCTCACGCTGACACATGAGTGGCTGACTTGTTTCTGACGTCAGGATCTGAAATATTCAGTGTTACATTACATCATTACTTACAGCagcaaacatacaaaaatatataataataataataataacaacatcaaAAAAGTCTTCCTGGAGTCTACCttcctggagagttcagatccagcaTAGCTAGGTCCCTAGTAACCAGGCCCAGCATTGAGCACCCCTGCCATATGGCATTTGCTGCTATGCATCCTGACATGCTGcaactttcatatttcactgtGGGTCTGGTGTTCTTGGGTTCATACATTTAACCTTGAGTTGAATTATAGCCAAACACATTTGTTTCATCTGAACACATTGAATTTTTTCAAAAGAGTTCAGATTTGTAAAAAATTATTGTGTGCAAATTGTAgatgttatattgttatatttctGTCATACTTTTTTTAGGAGAGTTGGATTTAGGAACTGAATTATTGTGCTATAGTTCATTTCATTAGAAAAGCCAAGCAGATGGAACAAAATCATAGAGAATTTTTACTTTCTGCACTAAAATTTTCCTCTGGAAATCTTAATGGAAAACCTTCAATGAATGTCTATTTCTTATTCCATGAATATTCCACTTGTATATTTCTGAAACAAATGTATTGATATCAATGTTTAAGATCTTTGCTGTGGCTctgttgctttttcttttcaagTGTTCTTCAAAAGTGCTGTCCTTAAGTACTATAGCAGGTGCCTTCATCATTGCCATGTTTCCCATTTAAATGTCCACGTAGGCTTCATTTAGGTTTTGTCTGGGCTGTGTGGGTTTCAACTGGGCATAGATTTGTGGTGGACTTTTTAACAGGTCCTTGTTTGCATTATAGCCAGAGGCCTATTGTTGTCACAGCCATGGCAGTTAGTTACAGAACATTTGTGGACTGTGCTTCAGATACAGTTGTAAGCACCAGTTGGgttactgtattttttattatttttttcaaaaataatagaTTCTGGATCCTGGTACTGTGTGGCCTATAAATATGTTTGCATTAGCAAATTGCTTCATTCCACATTTCTATATCACATGGATCAGTAGAGGCTGGGACTACTACCTATTGACCAAGTTTAATGCCTGTCATGCAAAattatttggttttatttgtttcatggcataaaaataaatatgaagaaGAATAATGATGAATTCTGAGCAAACAcacaatataatattaaatattatttatttgtttacccTTCCTGGATTGGGGCCTTGTTGTGGCAGAAGGTCTTTTGTGGTCTAGgtatcttcagagctaagtcatcAGGAGCAATATTTTCCTGGTCTCCCAGGACGAACAGGCCTGGAGTGAAAACCCAGACTGCCTTGATCCGAAAACCTTCCATGACAAGTGGTCACGGACAATCGCGTACCCTGCCCAGGAGAGCGTCA
The DNA window shown above is from Pygocentrus nattereri isolate fPygNat1 chromosome 18, fPygNat1.pri, whole genome shotgun sequence and carries:
- the LOC108437800 gene encoding trace amine-associated receptor 6-like — its product is MESKHYSQNITVQYCFPYINSSCRKEVRTGPAYIFLFIVLSCVSVFTVFLNLLVIISISHFKQLHTPTNLLILSLAVADLLVGMFVMPVNIMQLIDSCWYLGKMACTVSLAVSFMSASGSLCSLVLIAVDRYIAVNDPLLYSMKITVCKTVLLIIIGWSFFLLYILIYLYSNYHLLSSEIFNTCYGECVIYVKYSWVLVDLVVWFLAPCSVILVLYSIIFKVAQHQAKAVRAVMTDASNKHGAQSSNVSETKAAKTLSITVFVYLACYVPYYIVSLSDQNLTSSSMVWTVFIWLINLTSSVNPLIYAIFYPWFRASVKYVLTCKIFVYPSSRLNVFPEHV